A window from Longibacter salinarum encodes these proteins:
- a CDS encoding DUF1499 domain-containing protein: MPRSLLVSGILGVWLLLCSPSVLAQPVATSSPLQPCPDSPNCELTQRSYETDPDTLFAAAVTALDDLGPADLDVNDDARRAHAVYRVVLIFKDDVHIAVTSEGESGSTLHIRSASRVGHSDLGVNARRVERFFEALESALPEE, translated from the coding sequence ATGCCTCGGTCGCTCCTCGTATCGGGCATCCTCGGTGTATGGCTCCTCCTTTGCTCTCCCTCGGTCCTCGCCCAGCCTGTGGCTACGTCCTCTCCCCTACAGCCCTGCCCTGATTCACCAAATTGCGAGCTCACGCAGCGATCGTACGAGACGGATCCGGACACGCTCTTCGCTGCTGCCGTAACGGCGCTCGATGATCTCGGCCCGGCCGACCTGGACGTAAACGACGACGCCCGGCGTGCTCACGCCGTCTATCGCGTGGTCCTCATCTTCAAGGATGATGTGCACATCGCCGTCACGTCGGAAGGCGAGTCGGGCAGCACGCTCCACATCCGGAGCGCAAGCCGGGTTGGCCACAGTGATCTTGGTGTAAATGCGCGTCGGGTTGAGCGCTTCTTCGAGGCACTCGAATCTGCGCTTCCTGAGGAATGA
- a CDS encoding site-specific integrase: MSESLNPALHEDERSMIETLRSVSASLRDLPQLLRIVRSAYRKRDRKPHLEPAYVNWIERYVRFYQTKPLGLLDSKHVSAFLTHLARRPGISPADQEQALDALKFFHADVLQAPIDTVGSYTRAKPRRRSSTTPDGEGRSFWRLDSSMPADD, encoded by the coding sequence ATGAGTGAATCATTGAACCCGGCTCTGCACGAGGACGAGCGGTCCATGATCGAAACATTGCGCTCCGTCTCAGCATCCCTCCGCGACTTGCCGCAGCTCCTGCGTATCGTCCGGTCCGCCTATCGTAAACGAGATCGAAAGCCGCACCTTGAGCCGGCGTACGTCAACTGGATCGAGCGCTACGTGCGATTTTACCAGACCAAGCCGCTGGGCCTTCTCGACTCGAAGCACGTATCCGCGTTTCTCACGCACCTGGCCCGACGCCCCGGGATCTCCCCGGCCGATCAGGAACAGGCCCTCGACGCGTTGAAATTCTTCCATGCCGATGTGCTTCAGGCTCCGATAGACACCGTCGGGTCCTACACCCGTGCCAAGCCGCGTCGCCGCAGTTCAACGACGCCGGACGGGGAGGGACGCTCCTTCTGGCGCCTCGACTCCTCCATGCCGGCCGACGACTGA